The following coding sequences are from one Salmo trutta chromosome 36, fSalTru1.1, whole genome shotgun sequence window:
- the LOC115176191 gene encoding inhibitor of growth protein 4 isoform X1 codes for MAAGMYLEHYLDSIENLPFELQRNFTLMRDLDTRTEDLKGQIDSLAREYTSNTHTLSSEQKLSLLRQIQQSYGKCKEFGDDKVQLAMQTYEMVDKHIRRLDTDLARFEADLKEKKIESTDYDSTSSKGIKSELRGPKEKKVARTRLKVKSDDDCSPKSGQKKVKLTQAPEFTAPTVNFGNGHPSDVLDMPVDPNEPTYCLCHQVSYGEMIGCDNTDCSIEWFHFACVGLTTKPRGKWYCPRCTQERKKK; via the exons ATGGCGGCGGGAATGTATTTAGAACATTACCTTGACA GTATAGAAAATCTGCCGTTTGAGCTACAGAGGAATTTCACTCTTATGAGAGACCTGGACACACGGACAGAGG atCTGAAAGGGCAGATAGACTCTTTGGCTCGTGAGTACacgtcaaacacacacaccctctcctctgAGCAGAAGCTCTCCCTGCTCCGGCAGATCCAGCAGTCATATGGCAAGTGTAAAGAGTTTGGAGATGATAAGGTCCAACTGGCCATGCAGACCTATGAGATG GTGGACAAACACATTCGCAGGCTGGACACAGACCTGGCCCGCTTTGAGGCAGACCTGAAGGAGAAAAAGATTGAGAGCACAGACTATGACTCAACCTCCAGTAAGGGAATCAAGA GTGAGCTCAGGGGGCCAAAAGAGAAGAAGGTGGCTCGCACAAGGTTAAAGGTGAAGTCAGACGACGACTGCAGCCCCAAAAGCGGACAGAAGAAAGTCAAACTAACACAAGC GCCTGAGTTCACAGCCCCTACAGTGAACTTTGGGAACGGCCACCCCTCGGACGTGCTGGACATGCCCGTGGACCCCAATGAGCCCACCTACTGCCTGTGTCACCAAGTGTCCTACGGAGAGATGATCGGCTGTGACAACACAGAC TGCTCCATTGAGTGGTTCCACTTCGCTTGCGTGGGGCTGACGACAAAACCCAGAGGGAAATG GTACTGTCCAAGGTGTACTCAGGAGAGGAAGAAAAAATGA
- the LOC115176191 gene encoding inhibitor of growth protein 4 isoform X3 — MIVAVIITDLKGQIDSLAREYTSNTHTLSSEQKLSLLRQIQQSYGKCKEFGDDKVQLAMQTYEMVDKHIRRLDTDLARFEADLKEKKIESTDYDSTSSKGIKSELRGPKEKKVARTRLKVKSDDDCSPKSGQKKVKLTQAPEFTAPTVNFGNGHPSDVLDMPVDPNEPTYCLCHQVSYGEMIGCDNTDCSIEWFHFACVGLTTKPRGKWYCPRCTQERKKK; from the exons ATGATTGTTGCTGTTATCATAACAG atCTGAAAGGGCAGATAGACTCTTTGGCTCGTGAGTACacgtcaaacacacacaccctctcctctgAGCAGAAGCTCTCCCTGCTCCGGCAGATCCAGCAGTCATATGGCAAGTGTAAAGAGTTTGGAGATGATAAGGTCCAACTGGCCATGCAGACCTATGAGATG GTGGACAAACACATTCGCAGGCTGGACACAGACCTGGCCCGCTTTGAGGCAGACCTGAAGGAGAAAAAGATTGAGAGCACAGACTATGACTCAACCTCCAGTAAGGGAATCAAGA GTGAGCTCAGGGGGCCAAAAGAGAAGAAGGTGGCTCGCACAAGGTTAAAGGTGAAGTCAGACGACGACTGCAGCCCCAAAAGCGGACAGAAGAAAGTCAAACTAACACAAGC GCCTGAGTTCACAGCCCCTACAGTGAACTTTGGGAACGGCCACCCCTCGGACGTGCTGGACATGCCCGTGGACCCCAATGAGCCCACCTACTGCCTGTGTCACCAAGTGTCCTACGGAGAGATGATCGGCTGTGACAACACAGAC TGCTCCATTGAGTGGTTCCACTTCGCTTGCGTGGGGCTGACGACAAAACCCAGAGGGAAATG GTACTGTCCAAGGTGTACTCAGGAGAGGAAGAAAAAATGA
- the LOC115176191 gene encoding inhibitor of growth protein 4 isoform X2 yields the protein MAAGMYLEHYLDSIENLPFELQRNFTLMRDLDTRTEDLKGQIDSLAREYTSNTHTLSSEQKLSLLRQIQQSYGKCKEFGDDKVQLAMQTYEMVDKHIRRLDTDLARFEADLKEKKIESTDYDSTSSKGIKSELRGPKEKKVARTRLKVKSDDDCSPKSGQKKVKLTQAPEFTAPTVNFGNGHPSDVLDMPVDPNEPTYCLCHQVSYGEMIGCDNTDREAMTSRPEMTELK from the exons ATGGCGGCGGGAATGTATTTAGAACATTACCTTGACA GTATAGAAAATCTGCCGTTTGAGCTACAGAGGAATTTCACTCTTATGAGAGACCTGGACACACGGACAGAGG atCTGAAAGGGCAGATAGACTCTTTGGCTCGTGAGTACacgtcaaacacacacaccctctcctctgAGCAGAAGCTCTCCCTGCTCCGGCAGATCCAGCAGTCATATGGCAAGTGTAAAGAGTTTGGAGATGATAAGGTCCAACTGGCCATGCAGACCTATGAGATG GTGGACAAACACATTCGCAGGCTGGACACAGACCTGGCCCGCTTTGAGGCAGACCTGAAGGAGAAAAAGATTGAGAGCACAGACTATGACTCAACCTCCAGTAAGGGAATCAAGA GTGAGCTCAGGGGGCCAAAAGAGAAGAAGGTGGCTCGCACAAGGTTAAAGGTGAAGTCAGACGACGACTGCAGCCCCAAAAGCGGACAGAAGAAAGTCAAACTAACACAAGC GCCTGAGTTCACAGCCCCTACAGTGAACTTTGGGAACGGCCACCCCTCGGACGTGCTGGACATGCCCGTGGACCCCAATGAGCCCACCTACTGCCTGTGTCACCAAGTGTCCTACGGAGAGATGATCGGCTGTGACAACACAGAC AGAGAAGCAATGACATCACGTCCTGAGATGACGGAATTGAAATGA